TTCTGCCCAGGAGAAGTATCTCAGTAATTCAACAACCTGCAACAGTAAGGCCTTCAATTAATCTTTtagatatattaaaaatgtatgctAATAGCATCAACATGACCTTTCCACTTTTCTAGCACAGTGGTATACTGCTAAAAAATATCTGTATGTCTGTGTGTTTGATTGTTGGTGCCTACCAGCATCtaacctttttatttctaagtaGGCAcctaaaattctgttttatgaGATGAAGATTTTCtatggaaatatttcaaatacttaCTTTTCTacatatatttgcatatatgcATAACAATGCCACTGTTTTagaataagtaaaaaaaaaaatcaagtatcTCTGAAAAAGCTTATCAACAATCAGTATCCCAAACAGCATATTCCCAAACATACaccaaaaaaagccagcaggaaaagaaacaggaaaaagaaaatctatgtATTATCATATTATACATTATTACTACATCTCTATTTAGacaatacatgaaaaataatccTAAATTCCATTAAGATAAATTTCCACCATTTTCCTgacacaataaaaataaaaatgtagtgATTTTGAtgacaaagcaacttggagCTCTTTTTAATAGTGTCATGCTGATATAATAGTAAGGAATTAAATCTCCTCAGTTAATCAATATGAAAAGCTAATATGATCAGCCTCAGTATGACTGGCAACAATCTGTTTGTATTACTGAATACCCAAAAACAAAAGCTCCCATTAAACCCATGACAGTGTTGACTTTACCTGTTCACTGGAAAAGTATCCATGAACATATTCAATAGCTTTTAATTTGTACTCAGTCAATACAGCCTAAAAGATATAGAATAAAAAAGATGCATGATTAGTGActcaaaattataattttagcACAACCATCTGCTAATCTATTAATCTAAAATCTGCCCCTACAAAGTGACACTTGTATCAACTGCACTGCAGCACTTTGAAGTAAAAGTACATTCCTTAGGTAATTGAGaacagggaagagcagaaacaCTTGATTAAattcttctgttaaaaaaatactcattttttaatttacttgattttgcttttttgttgttgcttatAACTGAGAGAACATCATCACTCTCTTTTTGCTCCAATGATTTACATCAACTTTCAGTTAAACAAGATAACACAGTTGATTATTCAGGCAATCTTTTTGCACGGCCCCTGTAAACTAAGTAGCAAAGTATTTTACCTCAGCGAATTTATGAAGAAATTGGGATAATGAGTGTATACAGACAGAATTAAATATACAACAAAGCTTGCACCAGAGATGGATGCTGTCTTACCATCATCCTTacacatttcaaattttaaCATGCAGtcatacaaaacaaacaaggcaCAGTACTTTAATGCAGCACTGGCCTTTTGACTTTGTGGCAAGACAGTTTTGTTGATAACCACGTGAGCTGTCTAATAGCCAGGacttcctccctctcctgtaCCCAGCTCTCTGTGACAGGTACAAGATGTAAAGAAGACTGCTAACAGCTGAAttcctgccccaggctgctgaaAACACCTTTCTTCCACAGTTTCCAAGTTCCCCCTCTGATGCTAGATCTTGTGTATTCTCAAACCACCTTTAGCTTTATCCCCACACCCACTTCTATCCTTCTCCCAATAGCCCTAAAATCTACCGTCACCCTTGCTTTTTTGTTCCTGTCCCTCCACATTGACAGACATGgtctccagcactgcagcttgACTGACTGTGAGTGAGTAGCAAAGGTGCACAGAAATCCACTTAGATACTGTTTGAGGCAACCTTCTTCCCTTCCATACCTCATTAACAGacaaacacagacacactgcAGTCACAGGGGAGAAAGAATTTCTCCCTTCAtgctcattttttcttctgtcctttcctcctcttcatgtattttgaaaaaaaagcagggtaTGTCATATTTTTTACCAAAACAAATGttacttttccttcttaaatcAACAACTGAATGACTTTGTAACAAGAGCACAAACAGAAAGCACTGCTATGCATATTTATGgaaggaacaaacaaacaaaacccccaaagttTATTTTGCTAGTAATTGTAAATACATATagtgaaaaacagaagtaaGCTAAGCATGAAGACATTTAAATAATTGTTCCTGCTAAATGTGGGACTGAAAATGGAACATGCCAACACAACAAACTTGCAAATCACATGATAAAGAAGGTTCTACCACAGAGGTAGAAATGAAGCTTAAACAAAAACATAGCAACAAAGACACAAAATCAGCATTTGTACCATGAATGTTACACTGCAACAGCACAACTATTAttaacacagcacagcactgaccCTTAGATCAACAGCAAGGTGGAATACAGGAATAGAGGCAGATAACATAGAGGAAACATAATTGCCTAAAATCACATGTCTAAACCCTTTTGTCTGAAGTCTTTAGTAATCACAGAGCGTATTCTGAAGGACTGCACTGCAGTCATATAATTGAAGCACTACTCCCTCCCACCATCAATTATCAGAGAAAGCATTCATGTGCAAGTcgttccttgattttttttttgttcccagaTTTTGCACTCAAATTCATAAGTTGGGAGGGAAGTCCTCATCCTGAAATATCTTAGACTGTcatgttttcagctgttttatAAAGGAGACTTTATAACCATGACCTTATGCAAAAATGTAGTTGTGACAACAAAGACTCACCCCTGGGGCTTCTGTTGAACAGTTCTATACCACAATATGGTTTTATACCTCAATATGTTGCAAAACAATAATACTGCAATTGCAGCTGTCACTGCCTCATGCCGAAGAGAAACTGAACTGAATCTCCGCTCCAGTACCCGAGTCCAAATAAAGGAAATTTACCTCTCCTAGAGAAACCAAcataacaaaaaaccccacttatTACGAAAAAGCTATGGATCGCTGTTCTGCCACGAGTAATCTCATCTAAAACAAGCCCCTCATCGTTACACCAAGACAGTTTCAGCAGGTTAACTGCTCTACTGTGACTCTTAAAAAACCTCTGCTTAACTGCAACAAAATACATCCTCACAGGTTTCTGCTTCCTAGGCAAAACAAGAAACATTAATCTCAAAGGTTCTGATTTTtaatctctccttttcttcttctaccAATTTGGGGAAGTGTGCCAACCACTAACTTCGAGCTTTCCTGTTAAAAGCAGGCCTCTTGTGCAGAGAGAAACCAGAGCCCCGCCAGACACGAGGAAGCCCAGGTTTGTATCTCTGCTCCCCACAACTAGCAGTACTTGGCTCGGTGAGGTTTTAAACAGGAGATGCAGAAACACAGCTTAGAGCTCATATCAAAATGCAGACTTAACATCCCAGAGGAAGAAGGTGGGCACACACTCCTGAGCTGTGGGAGAAGTGACTTCCACAAGGACAAAAGAGTGCAGCTTAGAAATCAGCATTCTCACGTCCTATTTGTGCGCTCTACCTCCTAAATCAGTGTATAAGAGGTGGATACTTCACACTGACACCGCTCGGGCCAAGCAAACGCAGCCCCTCCCTCGCAAATAAGAGGTGCTTGGctactttgttttcatttctcatcttccttggaagagaaaatgctgcagtAATCTTATCCAAGTGCTAATTTCAAATGACGActcaagatcatccagtcccgacaccctctgccatgggcagcgacacctcccactagaccgGGTTGCCCAAGgccttgtccaacctggccttgaacattgcCAGGATTGGAGCatccaccaccttcctgggcaacctgtttcagtgtctcaccaccctcatagtacagaatttcttcttaatatctgaTCGAAATGTTTCCCCCTTTCAATTTGTAGCTATAGTCCTTGTCCGATAGTCCATCACCAAATGATTAAACTAACACACAAAACGAGAGTTTACCTTCCTAATTTCATCCAGCACGGTTTCAAATGATTTCTTATCCATCTCGATTATTTCATTCAATGTCGACACTTAAACGTGGAGGAAATAATactagtaataaaaaaaaaatcctaagtGTCTTTAAGCATACaggaaaaaaggatttaaaaaaaaaataaaaatgccgGGCACGGAAGGCGGCCCGGGCTGTCGCCGGCCCCGGGGATGGAGCGCTGCCGCTTCTGCAGTGCCGGACACAGAGACAAAGGCGCCCGCCGGGAGCCGCCCGGCGCGCCCGCTCCCCGCGCGTCCCGCGGGCGCTCCGGCGGGAgagggcggcgcggggcgcAGGGGCCGCGGCAGCGGCAGGaagggcggcagcggcggccgccCCGCTCAGCACGCGGCACCGAGGCCCGGCCGGCCCGGGGCGCCCCCGCAGCGCATCGTtcgcggcgccgccgccccgcgaTCCCAGCGGGCAGAGCCCGGGCGGACCCCGGGGCAGGCGGGGCAGGTGAGGAAGGCGGCCCGGGAGCGGCGTGAACCCCAAGACAGCGCACCCCCTCCGCCGGTCCCGCCTCCCCGCCGTCGCGCCCCTATGGCATCACAGCGCCGAGAGAAGGCCCTTTACTACGCTGCGCGACGACAGCGATGCCTGTGCAGAAGCGGCGGGAACTCCGGGCGGACTCGCCCCTCACCCAGCTCCCGGCGCCGCGCCGAAGCGCTGAGCGCTCCCTCGGAGCACcaccgcgcccgccccgcgccgtGCCCGCGCTGCCGCCCCTAGTCCCGGGCCCGGCACGGCGCGGGGAGCAGCGGCCACCGGGGCGACGTGGGAGGGGCGGTGGCCACGTGGCTGCCGTGGCAaccggccccgcccccgggagGTGGGAGCGGCCGGGGGCCCGGGGCTGCCATGGCCGGGACGCTtctggccctgctggccctgctcgGCGGCTCCCAGGTGCGCGCCGGCCGGCCGGGGCTTCGTGCCAGGGCCTCCGGTTAGGGCGGACAGCGGGGAGGGCTCGGCTGCGAAGGGCGCGCCCGGGGCGGCGGGACCGGAGCCGGCTGGGCGGGGGGTGCGGGCGGCGCCCCGGGACCCGGTGGCGCTCGGTGCCTCCCGCGCCGCTTGTGGCTGATGGGGTTCCAGGCGGAGGCTGCGGCACTGCGCGGCTTCGCAGCCCCGCTGAGATAATGCCTGCGCGGGGCGGCCCCTGCCAGGGGGCTCCAGGCGGTGTGCTGCGCCCAAGCGAGGAAAAAGGAGTCTGTGGGTGAATAACTTCCCACTTGATACTGACAGGTTTTCTCCTTGCTTGATTGCTCTCGGTTTTCCTTCATGATAGCCCAGCCTGTCTCTCCGCAGCTCTGTGTCCCCTGGTCCCGGCAGGGCGAGGAGCGGAAGTGTCAGGTGGCCGTGGGCCGTCAGAGTCACCGCGTTACTTCTTAGCTCTGTGCTGAGTGCTCTTTTCAATGCTTACCTTACAGCATTGCTTAGCTTCCACTCTTTtgctggaaaaacagaacaagaaagtggaagattatttttctccattttcgTTTAAAATGTATACGTTGACCCGAGTCTGACTGTTTGTGGCATTTTACACTTCCTCATTTCCAAggtgtagttttctttcttgacctctactttttttcattttcctattttccacatcttgAAGTGGCTACTGAATCTGGTGCATTTGGAACCTTCTCTACTATTTCCCTTCTTCTGGAGTGGGACTTACAGATAGCAACAGCAACTCTAGTGTAAGAAATTTCGGGGTGTGTGTTTTGCCTTCTAATTCCAGAGCTGCCCAATCCAAAGGACTTGATTAGCTTGATCAGTTTGTTGAAGTTTTCCCACTTGCAGTCCAAACCCCTGGCTACAAGCCTGCTTCTGTTAATCTGTCTTGTTAATTTAAATTGAATAAATGAATTTATGATGCTTCAGCACACAGTTACTTTCAACTGTTGTTTCCTTTGATCCCACCCTCATGGAATTTGACtactatatatttattttgtattttcaggttttaaaagcAGAGTACTTCTCTCCTTGGAGGGGAGAGCAACAGATGTACAAGCTGGACATAGGCTGGCCTAAAACTCCAGAACACTTCACTGGCCAAACATTTTGTGTTGCTGTTGACTCTCTGCATGGTTTGGTCTATGTAGGACAAGTGAGTGGGaatactgtatttctttctgttgttcttGTGTATTTCTGCCTTCAAAGCATCTGGTTAAGATTAGGATATATATgtgtacatttatttttatatatttacatttttatatacatgTGTGAATAATTATTGTATCAAACTCAGAGAAAATATAAGCAGAGATGTCTCTGCtacatctgtttttaaaaggagtTCTGGTACATTtgttcatggggtttttttttttaaagcattaaattTCTGTGGTATGAATGCATGATCCAACTTAACTGAGTTACAGCAGCTTCTTCCCTTAGCTGTAAGATAAAATGTGATTCTGGGGCAACTGAATCTTCCATTCTTTGAGGCCTTGTCCCATGAAATCAAAACCACACAGCTCTTTCAACCAGATAGAGTAACTGGAGGCAAATTATTTCCTCTACCCAGTTCCCTGTGTGACTATCTCTAGGCCATGGATAAGACATTCTCTCCATGGGACGTGGTAGGAATTTCTTGTACAGTACAGTATGAGTACTTGAGTGCCATGCAGCTAATAAGCACTGTTGCGGTTTTTCATGTCCATGTTCCACTGGGCATGCTTTTCAGCAGGAGCACAAAATCACAGTTCAAACCGAAGACCAAGATAGCTGCAGGCACCCGGCTGCTCTGAAAGCTGGACTCTGTGATGTAAGGTTAAAGTCTAGACTGACTGGAAGGTTTTCTAATGCTAAATTTAGACTCTtaactctttttccttttctagcTGGAAAAAGAGTTCTGGTGGACAATGACATCAGGAGATTCTTACGGTTCAGGAAACATTGCAAAAACTTCACAAAGaggaattttaaattataagaTTACTTACttaatgtgttttctttagaactttttttgccttttcagcGGGGAGACAATGTGCCTAAGGTACTTGTATTCTCAGAAGAAGGCTATTTTCTTCACGCCTGGAATGATACAGTTGAAATGCCTCATGGTATCTTTGTATGGAACACTGCAACTGGAAGTTCAGTATGGATCACAGATGTTGGAACAGGTATGCATGGTGGTGATATGAGAAATATTAGGTGGGGAAGAAAATGTAGTACTGCAGATTTTGCTTTAAACAACTCACTTATTTAGGTCTTTCACACAATTCTGGGAcagatttgtgcttttcttgcCAGGAACAAACTTCTTGGGTGCTGCACAAAATAGTCTGAAGTTTCTTGAGTTGTGCTGTGTGTTTGCTTacagctgctgagctcagtCAGCACTCTCTCTGCTGCCCAGAAGTATCAGGGAAAAAAGCCTTCTGGCTAGACCTAGGTTTAGTGGTCCTGATACAATGGATGAATATTGTTGTAGCCTGTGGATTTACTAACCCACTGTTGTAATCTCATTATAGAGTTTTGTCTGTTAGATGTATTAATACCACTTCTGAGtatcatattttctttttcaatctCTCCAGTCAGTTTTAATacttacattttgttttgttgagacattgttgcattttttttttttccttgattcaGGGAAATACGGACACACAGTGAAACAGTACAGTCCTTTGGGTAAACTTATGCAGGTCTTGGGCACACCGGGTAATGCTGGTTCAAGTTTGATTCCCCTGCAATTTGATCAGCCAGCAGAGATCTTTGTGGAGGAAACTGGAGAAATCTATGTTGTTGATGGAGATGGAGGAATGAACAACAGATTGCTCAAACTATCAGATGGTATGGAAAAATGAACTGTTGCAGTAGTTGACCACtgaaaactgcatttgaaaTAACACGGCTTGGGAAAACTTTTAAGCAAATACTAGGCAGAACTGTAATTTAACTTTAGTTTCAAGACCTTAATGAATCAAATCCTGTTTTATTGCTTGTCACTTCAGAAGAAATCTTCTAGTCATTTGTGAGAAGAGGCTGAGAGTGTGACTTTGTTCAGTCTCCAAGAAAGAAAGCTAAGGGGGATTCTTATTGCTGTCTTCAAGTCAGTAAAAGGAGGCTATAGAGAACACAGAACCACATGTTTCTTGGAGATACACAGTGAAGAATGAGGAACACTGAGCAAAAGATTCAAGAGGGGtgaatttcaatttaatttttgttagaAAACATTCAGAGTAAGAGTGGTCAGACAGTTAATGACAGGGTGGCCCAAAGATGGTTTGCACTCTCCATTCCTTTAGATGTGGTGAAAAGGTGATGAGTTatgagcaacctgatctaacTTCAGAGTTGGATATTTTTATCGAGGCTAGTCCTGCTTTGAGGAGCAGGTTGGACTAGGCAGTGTCTGGAGGACTTTTATACTTAAatagttctgtgattctaattaGCTCGCTCATACTCCTCATTTAGGGCAGTGACTAAGGAGTCTGCACATGTCACAGCTGGAATAAGTGGAGGAGCTCCTGTTTCTCTGTTGTGCTATCATAAAGCAGATAGTTTCCTAATACATAGTTTGCAAAATGGTAAATTGTTAAAAGTAAAAACTTCAGGTaacaaatgttaaaaatcaATTTAGGAAACAATAGCATAATCAGCcatcctatttttttccttttttttttattttaaattcagtgctTAACAAAACCTTGGGTTATGGCCCTTGTGTATTAGTTGCTACATTTCTGTAACCATAATCCTGAAACCACTAATAACAATCCAGTAGTCACTGTAATAGTCATGTCTTTTCTCAGATTTATGTATTGGGAGTACTGTGTTTAAACAGTTTGGAAATTTCCCCTTTTACAAATTACACAAAGTAACTTTGCAAGAGAATGACTTAAAAGCTGgtttatttgttgttttctcacagtttggttttttttttacatttatttttcatggtgCTCACTATTTAGACTACAAAGAGATATGGCTGACTGGAACAAATGGGAGCGGCATTGGTCAGTTCAAGATTCCTCACAGTGTAACACTGGATGCATTTGGACGGGTAAAGagtaaaggaatttttttatttcatctttcaaCAGACTTATTTATATGTACTTGgacaaaacaaaatgtatttcttttttatttaagctGTTGGGATCTGTGTTGCTTTATGGGGTTACAGTTTTTGGTGTGATAGTCATGAGCTGAAGTTTCATAACTGCAGGTTCTATGGAAGCAGCTGACTCCAAGGTTAACACAAGGATCCTGACCACTTACACTGTCAATGTCCATGCAACAACAGACTGCTTCTCCTGCAGTTTGTAACAGGTTGCCATTGTGAGACTACAGGAGAACTGTGTTCTCTAATAAATAAAAGCACTTCTGTTTCTTCATGtagaagcagca
This Corvus moneduloides isolate bCorMon1 chromosome 2, bCorMon1.pri, whole genome shotgun sequence DNA region includes the following protein-coding sequences:
- the NHLRC3 gene encoding NHL repeat-containing protein 3 yields the protein MAGTLLALLALLGGSQVLKAEYFSPWRGEQQMYKLDIGWPKTPEHFTGQTFCVAVDSLHGLVYVGQRGDNVPKVLVFSEEGYFLHAWNDTVEMPHGIFVWNTATGSSVWITDVGTGKYGHTVKQYSPLGKLMQVLGTPGNAGSSLIPLQFDQPAEIFVEETGEIYVVDGDGGMNNRLLKLSDDYKEIWLTGTNGSGIGQFKIPHSVTLDAFGRVWVADRDNKRIQVFDKVTGEWLGSWSGCFSEDGPYSVRFTADYKYLIVAQLNINRLAILAAPPVGSIGDCVMVHSVQLADETKPHLVDVDMRSGAVYVAEIGAQQVQKYVPLS